A stretch of Pangasianodon hypophthalmus isolate fPanHyp1 chromosome 9, fPanHyp1.pri, whole genome shotgun sequence DNA encodes these proteins:
- the lye gene encoding lymphocyte antigen-6, epidermis, with translation MKCVLLGIIAVFGLFALAESLTCNKCSVSLIGICLNPSSMTCTTNTSVCTTARASFSGIAGFLGFNYQGCVESYLCNTTISNSILGANYSISQSCCSTDNCNPVQLNGASYVQLSLTAVLSSALLACVWGQSVY, from the exons ATGAAGTGTGTGCTGTTGGGAATCATCGCAGTGTTCGGACTCTTCGCTCTTG cggAGTCTCTGACCTGTAATAAGTGTTCAGTGAGTCTGATTGGAATCTGTCTGAACCCCTCGTCCATGACCTGCACCACCAACACGTCTGTGTGCACCACAGCAAGAGCCA GTTTCTCAGGCATCGCTGGCTTCCTGGGCTTTAACTATCAGGGCTGTGTAGAGTCGTATCTGTGTAACACGACCATCTCCAACTCCATCCTGGGTGCGAATTACTCCATCTCTCAGTCCTGCTGTAGCACAGACAACTGCAACCCCGTCCAGCTGAACGGCGCCTCCTACGTCCAGCTTTCCCTCACTGCGGTCCTGAGCTCCGCCCTGCTCGCCTGCGTCTGGGGCCAGTCCGTCTACTGA
- the spaca4l gene encoding sperm acrosome membrane-associated protein 4 has translation MSKILVGIFTVALCFTLGYTLQCYKCEIGFWDLCFTSKTTCAANQQCFIGRGKTAGVIKVRMSGCLDIAECNKTTDVSFPSGSNTSIYQMTKTCCDTDLCNTAAPLANTHTLTFAIASLASLLLTKVLV, from the exons ATGAGCAAAATCCTGGTAGGCATCTTCACCGTGGCGCTGTGTTTCACACTGG gcTACACCCTGCAGTGCTATAAATGTGAAATAGGATTCTGGGATCTGTGTTTCACCAGCAAAACGACATGTGCAGCCAACCAGCAATGTTTCATTGGAAGGGGGAAGACAG cgGGTGTGATTAAGGTGCGCATGAGCGGATGTCTGGACATAGCCGAATGCAATAAGACGACAGATGTTTCTTTTCCCTCTGGCTCCAACACCAGCATCTACCAAATGACCAAAACCTGCTGCGACACCGACCTGTGCAACACCGCCGCACCGctcgctaacacacacacactcaccttcgCCATCGCCTCACTCGCCTCACTGCTCCTCACCAAGGTGCTGGTGTGA